The genomic DNA GCAGCCCGTTGCCGCCGCGGAGCCTCGCGTGTTCCGCTGCGAATCGCGCGACAACCGCCGCAACTACTGCAACGCCGACACCCGCAACGGGGTGCGCCTGCTGGTGCAGAACTCCTCGTTCGATTGCATCCACGGCACCACCTGGGGCTATGACAACCGCAGCGTGTGGGTCGCACGCGGCTGCAGCGCGGACTTCATCGAAGGGCCCGTCGATCTCGACGGCAACACGCCGCCGCAGCGCGTGCGCTGCGAGTCGCGCGGCAACCGCATGATGCGTTGCAATGCCGTGGTCGCGCAGGACGTTCGCCTGGACGAACAGCTGTCGGACGTGCGTTGCGTGCAGCGGCAGAACTGGGGCTGGGACCGCAACGGCGTGTGGGTCTCCGGCGGTTGCGGCGCGGAATTCGTCGTCCGCTGACGGCATTCGGCATCGATCGGGGCCGGCCGCTGCGGCGGTTAGAATCGCCCGATGAACGACGCCATCGATTACGCACGCTACGACCGCATCCGCCCGATCCGCTGGACCGGCAATGCCCTGGAACTCCTCGACCAGCGCAAGCTGCCGTTCGCGACCGAGTACGTCACCTGCACCCGCAGCGATGACGTGGCCGCGGCGATCCATGCGCTGATCGTGCGCGGGGCGCCGGCGATCGGCATCGCTGCGGCCTGGGGCGTGGTGCTGGCCGCGCGCGAGGTCGATGCGGCCGACGGCGTCACCGCAGCGTCCCTGCTGGCGCCGGCGATGCAGCGGCTCAACGCCGCGCGTCCGACCGCGGTGAATCTCGCCTGGGCGCTGGCGCGCATGCGCACCGCGCTCGAAGCCGCGGGTGCCGACTGGCGCGAACGCATCGCCGCCGAAGCGCAGGCGATTGCCGACGAGGACCTTGCCGCCAACCGGCGCATGGGTGAGCTCGGTGCATCGCTGATCGCGCCCGGCTCGGGCGTGCTCACCCACTGCAATACCGGTTCGCTCGCGACCGCCGGCTTCGGCACTGCACTGGGTGTCATCCGTGCCGGCGTTGCGCAGGGCAGGGTGGGCCGCGTG from Luteimonas sp. YGD11-2 includes the following:
- the mtnA gene encoding S-methyl-5-thioribose-1-phosphate isomerase; this encodes MNDAIDYARYDRIRPIRWTGNALELLDQRKLPFATEYVTCTRSDDVAAAIHALIVRGAPAIGIAAAWGVVLAAREVDAADGVTAASLLAPAMQRLNAARPTAVNLAWALARMRTALEAAGADWRERIAAEAQAIADEDLAANRRMGELGASLIAPGSGVLTHCNTGSLATAGFGTALGVIRAGVAQGRVGRVYADETRPWNQGSRLTVWELQQDGIDATLIADAAASHLLRNGEVEWVVVGADRICANGDVANKIGTYQLAISARFHGKKFMVVAPSSTVDMATPSGDRIEIEERDPGELLGVAGNRTVAEGVQAWNPVFDVTPASLIDAIVTERGIVEQPDAERMRALFGTA
- a CDS encoding DUF3011 domain-containing protein; the protein is MLAVGTGGCGLTARLGLGGGEDAQPVAAAEPRVFRCESRDNRRNYCNADTRNGVRLLVQNSSFDCIHGTTWGYDNRSVWVARGCSADFIEGPVDLDGNTPPQRVRCESRGNRMMRCNAVVAQDVRLDEQLSDVRCVQRQNWGWDRNGVWVSGGCGAEFVVR